The Deltaproteobacteria bacterium genome includes a region encoding these proteins:
- a CDS encoding transposase family protein → MQDRELYARILGITDPWQVERVELKLEIGEVHIVLGHAPDLRWPCPECGASCTLHDHQPERQWRHLDTCQYKTILHTAPPRSNCPEHGPRPE, encoded by the coding sequence ATGCAGGACCGTGAGCTGTACGCCCGGATTCTGGGTATCACCGACCCGTGGCAGGTGGAGCGAGTCGAGTTGAAGTTGGAGATCGGAGAGGTGCATATCGTTCTCGGGCACGCCCCCGACTTGCGCTGGCCATGTCCGGAGTGCGGCGCTTCGTGCACGCTGCACGATCATCAGCCGGAGCGGCAGTGGCGGCATTTGGACACGTGCCAGTACAAGACGATCCTTCACACGGCTCCGCCGCGCAGCAACTGCCCCGAGCATGGGCCGCGCCCGGAATAA
- a CDS encoding type II toxin-antitoxin system RelE/ParE family toxin, with protein MAYRIVYKKSVLKDLKKLGKPEASRIMDKIEKDLLKHPDSIPVLKGKFAGLRKYRLGDYRIIYVLIGEEVIILRIGNRKEVYNK; from the coding sequence TTGGCTTATAGGATCGTTTATAAAAAATCGGTCCTGAAAGATCTAAAAAAATTAGGCAAGCCAGAAGCTTCCCGCATTATGGATAAAATAGAAAAAGACTTATTAAAGCATCCTGATTCCATTCCAGTACTGAAAGGCAAGTTTGCTGGACTCAGAAAATATCGGCTTGGGGACTATCGCATTATTTACGTTCTTATCGGGGAGGAAGTAATCATATTGAGGATAGGCAACAGGAAAGAAGTCTACAATAAATAG
- a CDS encoding ribbon-helix-helix protein, CopG family: protein MSVAISIRLPDGLAKQLEGIAKETDRPRSYILQKALEVYLEDYADLQVALDRLRDKSDHVITSEEMRKALGL from the coding sequence ATGAGTGTCGCAATATCGATCCGACTACCTGATGGGTTGGCGAAACAACTGGAAGGTATCGCCAAGGAGACGGACAGGCCGAGGTCGTACATATTGCAAAAGGCATTGGAGGTTTACCTTGAGGATTACGCCGATCTCCAAGTCGCCCTTGATCGACTGCGAGACAAGTCTGATCACGTTATTACAAGCGAAGAAATGAGAAAAGCACTTGGCTTATAG
- a CDS encoding BrnA antitoxin family protein, with translation MRKEYDFSKAKSNPYAKHFKKQVTIRLDENTINYFKKMAADLGMPYQTLINLYLRDCAGAGRRLSIKWDPAA, from the coding sequence ATGAGAAAGGAATACGATTTTTCCAAGGCGAAGAGTAACCCGTACGCGAAGCATTTCAAGAAGCAGGTTACGATCCGCCTTGACGAAAATACTATCAACTATTTTAAGAAAATGGCTGCTGACTTGGGAATGCCCTATCAGACGCTTATTAATCTTTATTTACGCGACTGTGCTGGGGCGGGAAGACGTCTATCTATCAAGTGGGATCCCGCCGCATAA
- a CDS encoding PaaI family thioesterase: protein MDSDYEARIRSSFEKQVVMKTIGAALTKITPGEVVIEFAYDMSLTQQHGYVHAGVVTTVVDSACGYAAYTLMAPDSEVLTIEYKVNFMYPARGERFKGIGRVLRSGRTVTVCSGDVVAVENGKEKVVATMLATMISVVK, encoded by the coding sequence ATGGATTCCGATTACGAGGCACGCATCCGATCCAGTTTCGAAAAACAAGTTGTCATGAAGACGATCGGCGCGGCCCTGACCAAAATCACGCCCGGAGAAGTGGTGATCGAATTCGCTTACGATATGTCGCTTACACAGCAGCACGGGTACGTCCATGCCGGCGTGGTAACGACGGTTGTCGATAGCGCATGCGGCTATGCTGCGTACACCCTGATGGCCCCGGATTCCGAAGTGTTGACCATTGAGTACAAAGTGAACTTCATGTATCCGGCCAGAGGCGAGCGATTCAAAGGAATAGGAAGGGTATTGAGATCCGGACGGACCGTCACGGTGTGCTCTGGGGACGTAGTCGCAGTTGAGAACGGTAAGGAAAAAGTTGTGGCGACCATGCTGGCAACAATGATCTCGGTGGTCAAATAA
- a CDS encoding acyl dehydratase — protein sequence MRKIYWDDLQEGERLLCSPIVFKKEEIIGFAVRFDPLPFHVDEEIAKASIFGGLIASSLHTLSACTRAVVDAQGNLAILSGLGIDEVKLFNPVRPGDVLSVEAYWSDLKRSRSKPDRGIGNLKCKVSNQRGEQVAVYGYKYLVACRDPDTE from the coding sequence ATGAGAAAGATCTATTGGGACGACTTGCAAGAGGGGGAACGCCTTTTGTGCAGTCCCATTGTTTTCAAGAAGGAAGAAATAATCGGCTTCGCGGTCCGATTTGACCCGCTGCCGTTTCATGTCGATGAAGAAATTGCGAAGGCGTCGATTTTCGGAGGACTCATAGCGTCTTCGCTTCATACGCTTTCGGCGTGCACCCGCGCCGTGGTGGATGCCCAAGGCAACCTGGCCATATTGAGCGGACTGGGAATTGATGAGGTTAAGCTTTTCAACCCTGTCCGGCCGGGAGATGTTCTTTCCGTTGAAGCGTATTGGTCGGATCTCAAACGATCACGCAGCAAACCGGACCGGGGAATCGGAAATTTGAAGTGCAAGGTTTCAAACCAACGGGGAGAGCAGGTTGCCGTATATGGCTACAAATATTTGGTGGCTTGCCGCGATCCCGATACGGAATGA
- a CDS encoding NmrA family NAD(P)-binding protein, whose amino-acid sequence MTAARNKAPLHVVTGAFGYSGKYIARRLMAEGVRLRTLTNSIDRENEFGNALEIHPYNFENPEVLAGSLADASVLYNTYWVRFDHKEFNHDKALRNTLTLIGAAKKAGVKRIVHTSITNPSEDSDLPYFKCKALLERAVRDSGIPYAILRPTVLFGKEDILINNIAWMLRCFPVFAIFGDGKYKLQPIYVDDFAALAVEQGKKSGHATIDAVGPETFAYRELVEAIGCAIGKKKSLINVPPQLVYLIGRLVGAVVGDVVITMEEIRGLMANRLYTSSSPAGPTRFTDWMADHAGELGKHYSSELARRRDRRTGYDVLRKI is encoded by the coding sequence ATGACGGCCGCACGAAATAAAGCTCCATTGCACGTGGTTACCGGCGCTTTCGGATACTCCGGGAAGTACATTGCCCGGCGGCTCATGGCCGAGGGCGTTCGGTTGCGTACGTTGACGAATTCGATCGATCGGGAAAATGAATTCGGGAACGCGCTGGAAATCCACCCTTACAACTTCGAAAATCCGGAGGTGCTTGCGGGATCGCTGGCGGACGCTTCGGTGCTTTACAACACCTATTGGGTACGGTTTGACCACAAGGAATTCAATCATGACAAAGCCTTGCGGAATACGCTTACGCTTATCGGAGCGGCGAAGAAAGCGGGAGTCAAGCGGATCGTCCACACAAGCATAACGAACCCGTCGGAAGATTCGGATCTCCCGTATTTCAAGTGCAAGGCGTTATTGGAGCGGGCTGTAAGGGACTCCGGTATCCCGTACGCAATCCTGCGCCCGACCGTGTTGTTCGGCAAGGAAGACATACTTATCAACAACATCGCCTGGATGCTCAGGTGCTTTCCCGTTTTCGCAATCTTCGGCGACGGAAAGTACAAGCTTCAGCCGATCTACGTGGATGACTTTGCGGCTCTCGCGGTCGAGCAGGGGAAAAAAAGCGGTCATGCGACGATCGATGCCGTCGGGCCGGAAACGTTCGCTTACAGAGAACTTGTCGAGGCCATCGGATGCGCAATCGGAAAGAAAAAATCGTTGATTAACGTACCGCCGCAGCTGGTATATCTTATCGGCCGTCTCGTCGGGGCAGTGGTCGGAGACGTTGTGATTACCATGGAGGAGATTCGGGGTCTCATGGCGAACCGGTTGTATACAAGCTCATCTCCGGCCGGACCGACTCGCTTCACCGACTGGATGGCGGATCATGCGGGCGAACTCGGCAAGCATTACTCGAGCGAGCTGGCGCGGCGGCGCGACCGCAGAACAGGCTATGATGTCTTGCGAAAAATATGA
- a CDS encoding MBL fold metallo-hydrolase, with the protein MRITERVHALKLPFQVTTPAGVKIDRYVYVYVIFGKRIILVDSGVANSERAIFEYIRKEGRDPEDISCLLLTHSHPDHIGAARAVKEATGCSVHAHQYEKSWIENVELQAKERPVPGFDALVGGSVTVDRLLEAGEKFEMDENILVDVFHTPGHSKGSISLRLQPEGILFTGDAIPVPGDIPIYEDVESTVRSIKILMNLEGTRYLLASWDDPRQGEKIDMLFRSSLEYLRRIYDAVSKVAVPGLAPMELCLRVLDDIGLPKAVANPLLAAAFVSHSKVRAKNDLFIA; encoded by the coding sequence ATGCGGATAACTGAACGCGTCCATGCATTGAAATTACCGTTTCAGGTGACGACGCCGGCAGGCGTCAAGATAGACAGGTACGTTTATGTGTATGTAATCTTCGGGAAGCGAATAATCCTTGTCGACAGCGGTGTTGCGAATTCGGAGCGCGCAATATTCGAGTACATTCGGAAAGAGGGGCGGGATCCCGAAGATATATCCTGCTTGCTCCTCACTCATTCCCACCCCGATCACATCGGAGCCGCGCGCGCCGTCAAGGAAGCGACGGGATGTTCGGTCCATGCCCACCAATACGAAAAATCGTGGATCGAAAATGTCGAACTGCAAGCGAAGGAACGACCCGTTCCCGGTTTCGACGCCCTCGTCGGCGGTTCCGTAACCGTTGATCGATTATTGGAAGCTGGGGAAAAGTTCGAGATGGACGAAAACATTTTGGTCGATGTTTTTCATACCCCCGGGCATTCGAAGGGTTCGATCTCTCTTCGCCTGCAACCGGAGGGGATTCTGTTTACGGGGGATGCTATTCCGGTTCCCGGCGATATCCCGATCTATGAGGATGTCGAATCAACGGTCAGGTCCATAAAAATTCTTATGAATCTCGAGGGAACCAGGTATCTGCTTGCCTCCTGGGACGATCCCCGACAGGGAGAAAAGATCGACATGCTTTTTCGTTCAAGCCTGGAATATTTGCGGCGGATTTACGACGCGGTTTCGAAGGTCGCGGTTCCAGGATTGGCCCCTATGGAATTGTGCCTGCGGGTTCTGGATGATATAGGGCTGCCCAAGGCTGTCGCCAATCCACTGCTGGCGGCGGCATTCGTGTCGCATTCGAAGGTGCGTGCGAAAAACGATTTGTTCATCGCCTGA
- a CDS encoding methyltransferase domain-containing protein, producing MSEKYVHGYTPRESLRLIDQATTLADKLHSDTVYPSGSSVLEAGCGIGAQTVLLARNNPDASITSVDLSEDSLRAANERLSSQGITNVTFLQSDIFHLPFGDESFDHVFVCFLLEHLPNPVDALLCLRRVLRKGGTITVIEGDHGSTYFHPDSALARETIRCLIDIQAGMGGNSLIGRQLYPLLKESRYHEISVSPRMIYVDSSKPDLVEGFTKNTFIAMVEGVREQAIRAGLIEVEKWDRGIRDLFGTTEEGGTFVYTFFKGVASK from the coding sequence ATGAGCGAGAAATACGTGCATGGCTACACGCCGAGGGAAAGCCTGAGACTTATCGACCAGGCCACGACTCTGGCGGACAAGCTGCATTCGGACACGGTGTATCCGTCGGGAAGCAGTGTGCTCGAAGCGGGGTGCGGCATCGGCGCGCAGACGGTCCTGTTGGCGCGCAATAACCCGGACGCGTCGATTACCTCCGTGGATTTATCGGAGGATTCGCTTCGCGCAGCGAACGAGCGCCTTTCTTCGCAGGGCATCACGAACGTTACATTCCTCCAAAGCGATATATTCCACTTGCCGTTCGGTGATGAAAGCTTCGATCATGTATTCGTCTGCTTTCTTCTCGAGCATCTGCCGAACCCGGTAGATGCGTTGCTTTGCCTGCGAAGGGTCTTGAGAAAGGGGGGGACGATCACCGTGATAGAGGGAGATCACGGTTCCACGTACTTCCATCCCGACAGCGCTCTCGCGAGGGAAACGATCCGGTGTTTGATAGACATACAGGCCGGAATGGGCGGGAATTCACTTATAGGAAGACAGCTGTATCCGTTGTTGAAGGAATCGCGATACCACGAGATAAGCGTATCTCCCCGAATGATTTATGTGGATTCAAGCAAGCCTGACCTTGTCGAGGGTTTTACGAAAAACACTTTTATCGCGATGGTCGAAGGAGTCAGGGAGCAGGCGATACGTGCAGGTCTGATCGAAGTGGAAAAATGGGACCGGGGAATAAGGGACTTGTTCGGAACTACGGAGGAAGGCGGGACGTTCGTATACACTTTTTTCAAGGGAGTTGCTTCGAAATAA
- a CDS encoding amidohydrolase family protein — translation MRVINRQIFDSHLHIIDPAFPLVPNRGYLPEPFTVVDYRKAVRPLGVTGGAVVSGSFQAFDQGYLVDALARLGPTFVGVTQLPVSVSDAEILRLDEKGVRAVRFNLKRGGSESVEHLESFAKRIFDLARWHVELYVDSRELPGLQGPLLRLPAVSIDHLGLSKEGFPALLRLAEKGVHVKATGFGRVDFPVGDALRAIHAANPHALMFGTDLPSTRAPRPFQAGDIELIFKSLGDGDAERTLLSNAARFYRLPEYAP, via the coding sequence ATGAGAGTGATAAACCGGCAAATATTCGACTCCCACCTGCACATCATCGACCCGGCGTTCCCGCTTGTGCCGAACAGGGGATATCTGCCCGAACCGTTCACCGTCGTCGATTACCGCAAGGCCGTGCGTCCGCTGGGCGTTACCGGCGGCGCGGTCGTTTCCGGATCCTTCCAGGCTTTCGATCAGGGGTATCTTGTAGATGCGCTCGCGCGTCTTGGCCCTACGTTCGTCGGCGTAACGCAGTTGCCGGTATCGGTTTCCGACGCGGAAATCCTTCGCCTCGACGAAAAAGGCGTGAGAGCGGTCCGGTTCAACCTGAAGCGCGGCGGCTCCGAGTCGGTCGAGCACCTCGAGTCGTTCGCGAAGCGGATCTTCGATCTTGCCCGCTGGCATGTGGAACTGTACGTGGATTCCCGCGAACTTCCGGGATTACAGGGGCCTTTGCTGCGTCTGCCGGCCGTCAGTATAGACCATCTGGGGCTGTCGAAAGAGGGCTTCCCCGCATTACTTCGACTGGCGGAAAAAGGCGTTCACGTCAAGGCCACGGGGTTCGGTCGCGTCGATTTTCCGGTTGGCGATGCCCTTCGTGCCATCCATGCCGCGAATCCGCATGCCCTCATGTTCGGGACCGACCTGCCGTCGACGAGGGCGCCGCGTCCCTTCCAGGCCGGCGATATCGAACTGATCTTCAAATCGCTCGGAGACGGTGACGCGGAAAGGACGCTTCTGTCCAACGCCGCCCGGTTTTATCGTCTTCCTGAATATGCGCCTTGA
- a CDS encoding YjbQ family protein, which produces MSLKTVTVRTESAQQLVDITATVRHVVRESGVARGTCTIFIPHTTAAVTLNENADPNVRRDIINILEALAPSHGNYLHTEGNAHAHAKASLVGSSVSVFIEAGQLVLGTWQAIFLCEFDGPRTRNILIRASQE; this is translated from the coding sequence ATGAGCCTCAAAACCGTTACCGTTCGTACGGAAAGTGCGCAGCAGCTCGTGGATATTACTGCGACCGTTCGACACGTGGTTCGTGAAAGCGGCGTCGCGCGCGGCACATGCACGATTTTCATCCCCCACACCACCGCCGCGGTGACCTTAAACGAGAACGCCGATCCGAACGTCCGTCGGGACATTATCAATATCCTCGAAGCGCTGGCCCCGTCCCATGGAAATTATCTGCACACCGAAGGAAACGCCCACGCCCACGCGAAGGCCAGCCTGGTTGGATCGTCCGTCTCGGTATTCATAGAGGCCGGCCAGCTGGTTCTTGGAACGTGGCAGGCGATCTTTCTATGCGAGTTCGACGGACCGCGGACCCGCAACATCCTGATCCGCGCATCACAGGAGTAA
- the maf gene encoding septum formation protein Maf, with translation MRSIGVPFRVIPSRIEEIPRPGEAPLRFVRRAAREKGEEVSSRHPDAFVISADTVVVVGGRLLGKPTDRREAHRMLSLLAGREHRVHTAACLVQERRGYMDETCVTTRVRFRPLTGREIAAYTRTGECDDKAGAYAAQGAGNLLIERIAGSFTNVVGLPMTQTLAMLQRARILSVARSGSGWYELAG, from the coding sequence ATGCGGTCAATAGGCGTCCCCTTCCGGGTGATTCCTTCCCGCATCGAAGAGATACCTCGCCCGGGAGAGGCACCGCTCCGGTTCGTGCGGCGGGCAGCCCGGGAGAAGGGGGAGGAGGTTTCCTCCCGCCACCCCGATGCGTTCGTCATTTCGGCGGATACCGTGGTCGTTGTCGGGGGGCGGCTTCTCGGGAAGCCCACGGACCGGCGGGAGGCGCACCGGATGCTTTCGCTGCTCGCGGGACGGGAGCACCGGGTGCATACGGCTGCGTGCCTTGTGCAGGAGCGGCGTGGATATATGGATGAGACCTGCGTGACAACGAGGGTGCGGTTTCGCCCGCTGACGGGCCGGGAGATCGCCGCGTATACGCGAACGGGTGAGTGCGACGACAAGGCGGGCGCATACGCCGCGCAGGGGGCGGGGAACCTCCTGATAGAAAGGATCGCCGGCTCCTTCACGAACGTGGTCGGACTCCCGATGACTCAAACGCTTGCGATGCTTCAGCGGGCGCGCATACTCTCCGTTGCCCGAAGCGGTTCCGGCTGGTACGAGCTTGCGGGATAA
- a CDS encoding YggS family pyridoxal phosphate-dependent enzyme — MEETIKERVEAVLERIARAASRSGRSPESVRLVAVSKTQPVERIAEAYEAGLTVFGENYVQEAEEKIRVFPEAEWHFIGKLQGNKVKKAVSLFGWIQTVDSNRALSEISRRCEEAGKTMPVLIEVNLGGEESKGGVSPVELPFLLASAAGLPGIHVRGLMAIPPLTDDPGESRPRFVRLRELRDRYASNCGMEGERMELSMGMSNDFEAAIEEGATMVRIGTAIFGIRSRRER; from the coding sequence ATGGAAGAGACGATAAAGGAACGCGTGGAAGCCGTCCTGGAGCGGATAGCGCGGGCAGCGTCCCGGTCCGGGCGTTCCCCGGAATCGGTGCGGCTGGTGGCGGTGTCGAAAACCCAGCCGGTCGAACGGATCGCCGAGGCGTACGAAGCGGGCCTTACTGTCTTCGGCGAGAACTACGTCCAGGAGGCGGAAGAAAAGATCCGTGTGTTCCCCGAGGCGGAGTGGCACTTCATCGGGAAGCTCCAGGGGAACAAGGTCAAGAAAGCGGTTTCCCTGTTCGGATGGATCCAGACGGTCGATTCGAACCGGGCGCTGTCCGAGATCTCCCGCAGGTGTGAGGAAGCAGGCAAGACAATGCCGGTGCTCATCGAGGTCAACCTCGGGGGTGAAGAGAGCAAAGGGGGCGTATCACCGGTCGAGCTGCCGTTCCTGCTTGCATCGGCAGCGGGGTTGCCGGGTATCCATGTTAGGGGGCTCATGGCCATACCGCCGCTGACGGATGACCCCGGGGAAAGCAGGCCGCGGTTCGTTCGTCTGAGGGAGCTGCGGGACCGGTATGCTTCCAACTGCGGAATGGAAGGGGAGAGGATGGAGCTGTCGATGGGGATGTCGAACGATTTCGAGGCGGCGATAGAGGAGGGGGCGACGATGGTCCGGATCGGCACCGCCATCTTCGGGATCCGCTCGCGGAGGGAACGATGA
- the proC gene encoding pyrroline-5-carboxylate reductase, whose product MKKVGFIGAGNMAEAMIRGMVGAKLLPSRGIFVHDVRPKRMSELSRMYGVSVSASLADLVGKCGTIVFSVKPQVVPDVLRKMPKDGGMGKLFVSIAAGVKTGVFLSTLENARIVRAMPNTPAQAGMGSTGLYFADGVTAAQKEWARKIFSSFGIVAEFGREDLLDVVTALSGSGPAYAFLFIEALADGAVRSGMGREEALRLAAATVEGAARMVRESGKHPGELKDMVTSPGGTTAAGVAALERGAFRGTVMDAVFAAWQRCKELST is encoded by the coding sequence ATGAAAAAGGTAGGGTTCATCGGCGCCGGGAACATGGCGGAGGCGATGATCAGGGGAATGGTCGGCGCGAAACTGCTGCCCTCCCGGGGCATCTTTGTCCATGACGTGCGTCCGAAGCGAATGTCGGAGCTTTCCAGAATGTACGGCGTTTCCGTTTCAGCTTCCCTTGCGGACCTTGTCGGAAAGTGCGGGACGATAGTATTCTCCGTGAAACCGCAGGTCGTTCCGGATGTGCTGCGAAAGATGCCGAAGGACGGCGGGATGGGGAAGTTGTTCGTGTCGATCGCGGCCGGGGTAAAAACGGGTGTGTTCCTCTCCACGCTCGAAAACGCCCGCATCGTCAGAGCGATGCCGAACACCCCGGCGCAGGCAGGAATGGGGAGCACGGGGCTATACTTCGCAGACGGAGTGACTGCCGCGCAGAAGGAGTGGGCGCGGAAAATCTTTTCTTCCTTCGGCATCGTGGCCGAGTTCGGGCGGGAGGATCTCCTTGACGTCGTGACCGCGCTGTCGGGTTCCGGACCTGCCTACGCCTTCCTGTTCATCGAAGCGCTGGCCGACGGAGCGGTCCGCAGCGGCATGGGACGGGAAGAGGCCTTGCGGCTCGCGGCCGCCACCGTGGAAGGTGCGGCGCGGATGGTGCGGGAATCGGGAAAGCATCCGGGGGAACTTAAGGACATGGTCACCTCGCCGGGAGGAACCACGGCGGCGGGGGTCGCTGCGCTGGAGCGGGGGGCCTTCCGCGGGACGGTGATGGACGCGGTGTTCGCCGCCTGGCAGCGCTGCAAGGAACTCTCGACGTGA
- a CDS encoding YggT family protein has protein sequence MFVMKNLIVAVATILDYVLWAYMWVLVIRAVLSWVNPDPYNPIVRALYSITEPVLSFLRRKFPLMAGSIDFSPMVAILAILFLQHFLVKTLLDLALRIP, from the coding sequence ATGTTCGTCATGAAGAACCTGATCGTTGCGGTGGCCACGATCCTGGATTACGTGCTTTGGGCCTATATGTGGGTGCTCGTTATACGGGCCGTGCTCTCCTGGGTCAACCCGGATCCGTACAATCCCATCGTCCGTGCGCTCTACTCGATCACGGAGCCTGTCTTGTCCTTCCTGCGCCGTAAGTTCCCGCTGATGGCCGGCAGCATAGACTTCTCGCCTATGGTGGCGATCCTGGCCATCCTTTTCCTCCAGCACTTTCTCGTGAAAACGCTCCTCGACCTGGCCCTGCGGATCCCCTGA
- a CDS encoding DUF167 domain-containing protein has protein sequence MQGAASTTLSVRVLPRSSKEEVAGFAEGTIRVRLTAPPVENRANEALVRFLSRILDVPRRYVEIVSGGTGRNKIVRVSGMTREDILRKLGLKHPTDPTER, from the coding sequence CTGCAGGGCGCCGCTTCGACGACGCTCTCCGTCCGAGTGCTTCCCCGCTCTTCGAAGGAAGAAGTGGCGGGGTTTGCCGAAGGAACGATTCGAGTCCGCTTGACCGCGCCTCCCGTGGAGAACAGGGCCAATGAAGCGCTTGTGCGCTTTCTTTCGAGAATTCTGGACGTCCCGCGCAGGTACGTGGAGATAGTGTCAGGCGGAACCGGCCGCAACAAGATCGTGCGTGTTTCGGGAATGACAAGAGAAGACATACTGAGAAAACTCGGTTTGAAGCACCCCACGGATCCGACTGAACGATGA
- a CDS encoding branched-chain amino acid aminotransferase translates to MKIAIQPATPSQRRAKPADESSLGFGKIFSDHMFLMEYGQEHGWRNARIVPYGPITLDPAAMVFHYGQEIFEGLKAYRGAGGGICLFRPLMNFERMNRSASRLCMQEVPPEVQLQAVSELLRVDRDWIPVSRGTSLYIRPTMIAIEPGLGVRPSAEYLYFIITGPVGNYYARGFEPVRILVEQSFVRAAVGGVGEAKTGGNYAASLLAARTAKEKGFDQVLWLDGSRREFVEEVGTMNIFFVFGDEIATPPLSGSILPGVTRDSVLRIASDWGFEVSERPVSIEEVRRGAGNGSLREAFGTGTAAVISPVGALSYKEEEISVNGGRIGELSQKLQNEIMGIQYGEIPDRYGWINKVE, encoded by the coding sequence ATGAAAATCGCGATCCAACCCGCTACGCCCTCGCAGAGGAGGGCAAAACCGGCGGACGAATCGTCGCTGGGATTCGGGAAGATCTTCTCCGACCACATGTTCCTCATGGAATACGGACAGGAACACGGCTGGAGGAATGCCCGCATCGTGCCGTACGGGCCGATAACCCTTGATCCTGCGGCGATGGTGTTCCATTACGGCCAGGAAATTTTCGAGGGGCTCAAGGCATACCGGGGGGCGGGAGGCGGGATCTGCCTTTTTCGACCCTTGATGAATTTCGAGCGGATGAACCGGTCGGCATCGAGGCTCTGCATGCAGGAGGTCCCGCCGGAAGTCCAACTCCAGGCGGTTTCCGAACTGTTGCGCGTGGATCGCGACTGGATTCCCGTTTCCAGAGGAACTTCGCTGTACATCCGTCCCACCATGATCGCGATCGAGCCGGGGCTCGGCGTGCGTCCGTCGGCGGAGTATCTGTATTTCATCATCACGGGACCCGTCGGCAACTACTACGCGCGCGGGTTCGAACCGGTCCGCATCCTGGTCGAGCAGAGCTTCGTCAGGGCTGCGGTCGGCGGGGTGGGTGAAGCAAAGACCGGCGGAAATTACGCCGCAAGCCTCCTCGCCGCCCGGACGGCGAAGGAAAAGGGTTTCGATCAGGTGCTTTGGCTCGACGGCAGCCGGAGGGAATTCGTCGAGGAAGTCGGCACCATGAACATCTTCTTCGTTTTCGGCGACGAGATCGCCACACCTCCCCTTTCGGGGTCGATCCTTCCAGGCGTCACGCGCGATTCCGTCCTTCGCATCGCGAGCGACTGGGGATTCGAAGTGTCGGAGCGTCCGGTTTCCATCGAGGAAGTTCGCAGGGGCGCCGGTAACGGATCGCTGCGCGAGGCCTTCGGTACGGGCACAGCCGCTGTCATATCTCCCGTCGGCGCTTTAAGCTATAAGGAGGAAGAGATCTCCGTCAACGGTGGCCGGATCGGCGAGCTATCCCAAAAGCTCCAGAATGAAATCATGGGAATCCAGTACGGCGAGATTCCGGACCGGTATGGCTGGATAAACAAAGTGGAGTAG